In a single window of the bacterium genome:
- a CDS encoding DUF5916 domain-containing protein, with amino-acid sequence MRRHKAMILILAMALPGASLGAAAEPPAADSVIKADPLREVMAVRRTGEFKLDGLLDEKFWAEAPAASGFKQTWPKEGQLASESTLVRLAYDDEALYVGIVCYDSKPHEIRRRLTRRDRSTEADFVQVAIDSYHDRQTAYAFNVNASGVQRDLYIYNNNWSDDSWDAVWESKVREIPYGWTVEMKIPYHCLRFPPQPEQEWGIDFIRYISRNDETTRWQFVPRSEATGVSRYGLLKGIRQIDPPRHLELLPYTTSKVQTEPKKPGNPDGREMLQNAGADFKWALSPNTVLDATINPDFGQVEADGTVLNLGRFETFYQEKRPFFLEGLQLFDTPFNLFYSRRIGAAPRYPSGAASDDMIISRPEAATILYAGKLSGKTGGGLSYSMVNAITTDEHAEYYGADGQGDTVVLRERVAERGMANIARVKQDILGNSSVGLTVTSLYKDTRNPSYAGAVDWTLRTKKNSYGFRGQAGATDPALRAPGWGVWLLAEKLSGRHVIAETGFEYNDRAFDYNDLGFIRRADYVGGWSWLQYRTEKGWGPISRTWNNFNSWYNWNNAGDRLGLGFNWNGQMQFKNLWYLGGGHERSARRVDDYEIGRRVMVPQPAATYSWVWAETDYRKPVSGNINYSWGDDRDGAQNSYDLFMTVRPSTNLEVTFGPSYALSWNSSRYITTVEPGQNTPGGYLFAEQDAEQFSLTVRGIATFTTALSVQLYAQPFIAHITHDNYKYWDGGFAFTPAPDQSLDGTPGDPDFSLLSFNANVVVRWEYRPGSTIFLVWSQARDDFRELPQFSFRRGMDQLFDLGSRNVFMIKMNYWWNL; translated from the coding sequence ATGCGGCGACACAAGGCGATGATTCTGATTCTGGCGATGGCCCTTCCTGGCGCCTCGCTGGGCGCGGCGGCCGAGCCACCCGCCGCCGACAGCGTGATCAAGGCCGATCCGCTGCGCGAAGTGATGGCGGTGCGCCGCACCGGCGAGTTCAAACTCGACGGTCTCCTCGATGAAAAGTTCTGGGCGGAAGCCCCCGCGGCCAGCGGCTTCAAGCAGACCTGGCCCAAGGAAGGCCAGCTGGCCAGCGAGTCGACGCTGGTGCGTCTCGCCTACGACGACGAAGCGCTCTATGTGGGCATCGTCTGTTACGATTCCAAACCGCACGAGATCCGCCGTCGCCTCACCCGCCGCGATCGCTCCACCGAGGCCGACTTTGTCCAGGTGGCGATCGACTCCTACCATGACCGTCAGACCGCCTACGCGTTCAACGTGAACGCCTCCGGCGTGCAGCGCGATCTTTACATCTACAACAACAACTGGAGCGATGACTCCTGGGACGCGGTCTGGGAGTCGAAAGTGCGCGAGATTCCCTATGGCTGGACGGTGGAGATGAAGATCCCCTACCACTGCCTGCGCTTTCCGCCTCAGCCGGAGCAGGAGTGGGGCATCGACTTTATCCGCTACATCTCGCGCAACGATGAGACCACGCGCTGGCAGTTTGTCCCCCGTTCGGAGGCGACCGGGGTCTCGCGTTACGGCCTGCTGAAAGGCATCCGGCAGATCGACCCGCCGCGGCACCTGGAGCTTCTGCCCTATACGACCAGCAAGGTGCAGACCGAGCCGAAGAAGCCGGGCAATCCCGACGGGCGCGAGATGCTGCAGAATGCCGGCGCCGACTTCAAATGGGCCCTCTCCCCCAACACCGTGCTGGATGCCACGATCAACCCCGACTTCGGGCAGGTCGAGGCCGACGGCACCGTGCTCAATCTCGGGCGCTTCGAGACATTCTATCAGGAGAAACGCCCCTTCTTCCTCGAGGGTCTGCAGCTGTTCGACACGCCGTTCAATCTCTTCTACTCCCGGCGCATCGGCGCGGCGCCGCGCTATCCCTCCGGCGCCGCCTCCGACGACATGATCATCAGCCGTCCGGAGGCCGCCACGATTCTCTACGCCGGCAAACTCTCCGGCAAGACCGGCGGCGGGCTCTCGTATTCGATGGTCAACGCCATCACCACCGATGAGCACGCCGAGTACTACGGCGCCGATGGCCAGGGCGACACCGTGGTCCTGCGCGAGCGGGTCGCCGAGCGCGGCATGGCCAACATCGCCCGCGTCAAGCAAGACATCCTCGGCAACTCGTCGGTCGGCCTGACCGTGACGTCCCTCTACAAAGACACGCGCAACCCGTCCTACGCCGGCGCGGTGGACTGGACGCTGCGGACCAAAAAGAACAGTTACGGGTTCCGCGGGCAGGCGGGGGCGACCGACCCGGCGCTGCGCGCGCCGGGCTGGGGTGTCTGGCTGCTGGCGGAGAAGCTGTCGGGACGGCACGTCATCGCCGAGACCGGGTTCGAATACAACGACCGCGCCTTCGATTACAACGATCTCGGTTTCATCCGCCGGGCCGACTACGTCGGCGGGTGGTCGTGGCTGCAGTACCGCACCGAGAAGGGTTGGGGGCCGATCAGCCGCACCTGGAACAACTTCAACTCCTGGTACAACTGGAACAACGCCGGTGACCGTCTCGGGCTGGGCTTCAACTGGAATGGCCAGATGCAATTCAAGAACCTCTGGTACCTGGGCGGCGGCCATGAGCGCTCGGCCCGCCGGGTCGACGACTACGAAATCGGCAGAAGGGTGATGGTGCCGCAGCCGGCCGCCACCTACTCCTGGGTCTGGGCCGAGACCGATTACCGCAAGCCGGTCAGCGGCAACATCAACTACTCCTGGGGGGATGACCGCGACGGCGCGCAAAACAGCTACGATCTGTTCATGACCGTGCGCCCCTCGACCAACTTGGAGGTCACCTTCGGCCCCAGCTACGCTCTCAGTTGGAATTCGTCACGCTACATCACCACCGTCGAGCCCGGCCAGAACACCCCCGGCGGATACCTGTTCGCCGAGCAGGACGCCGAGCAGTTTTCCCTGACCGTACGCGGGATCGCCACCTTCACCACCGCGCTGTCGGTGCAGCTGTACGCCCAGCCGTTCATCGCCCACATCACGCACGACAATTACAAGTACTGGGACGGCGGGTTTGCATTCACGCCCGCGCCGGATCAGTCGCTGGACGGCACGCCGGGCGATCCGGACTTCTCGCTTCTGAGTTTCAACGCCAACGTGGTGGTGCGCTGGGAGTACCGCCCCGGGTCGACCATCTTTCTGGTCTGGTCGCAGGCGCGCGACGATTTCCGCGAACTGCCGCAGTTTTCCTTCCGCCGCGGCATGGATCAGCTCTTCGACCTGGGTTCGCGCAACGTCTTCATGAT
- a CDS encoding FecR domain-containing protein, giving the protein MTPNDDYLWDGSGSEDPEVRRLETLLGRYRQAPASPPPRRHEGLIEILTMMPLAAAACWLIAVFGGAERPGEPVIAWHVAPLAGAPRLDETAVHGVVTTGEGHAIVTDDTSAALIEVNQHGCVQMAPNSRLRLVRTRPSDQRLSLTHGTIHAVGLTTPRVFAIETPSATIIDLGSAYTLTVDASGRSHLCVNSGWVAVRHAGREMRVPSGAVCETRPGEAPGTPYFGGASDAFRAALARFDFEGGHVADLETVLRESNMCEVFTLWQLLPRVAKANRGLVYDRMAQLLPPPPGVTREGVLALDQSMLDVWGSQFARSEFIPCLASCTVSSVDARPPVGPAART; this is encoded by the coding sequence ATGACGCCCAACGATGATTACCTGTGGGACGGCTCAGGTTCGGAAGACCCGGAAGTGCGGCGTCTGGAGACGCTGCTGGGTCGCTACCGTCAGGCCCCCGCCTCTCCCCCGCCGCGCCGTCACGAGGGACTGATCGAGATCCTGACGATGATGCCTCTGGCGGCGGCGGCCTGCTGGCTGATCGCGGTGTTTGGCGGCGCCGAACGTCCCGGCGAGCCGGTGATCGCCTGGCATGTCGCCCCGCTGGCCGGCGCGCCGCGCCTGGATGAGACCGCCGTCCACGGTGTCGTGACCACCGGCGAAGGTCACGCGATCGTCACCGACGACACCTCGGCGGCGTTGATCGAGGTCAACCAGCACGGCTGTGTGCAGATGGCGCCGAATTCGCGCCTCCGTCTGGTCCGCACCCGCCCGTCCGACCAGCGATTGTCGTTGACCCATGGCACGATTCATGCGGTCGGCCTGACCACGCCGCGCGTGTTTGCCATCGAGACGCCATCGGCCACGATCATTGATCTGGGATCCGCGTACACGTTGACGGTCGACGCCTCCGGACGCAGCCATCTGTGTGTCAACTCCGGCTGGGTGGCGGTGCGTCACGCCGGCCGCGAGATGCGCGTGCCGTCGGGCGCGGTCTGTGAGACCCGTCCCGGCGAGGCGCCGGGCACACCCTATTTCGGCGGCGCTTCGGACGCGTTCCGCGCCGCGCTCGCCCGGTTCGATTTTGAGGGCGGACATGTCGCCGATCTCGAGACCGTGTTGCGCGAATCGAACATGTGCGAGGTCTTCACGCTCTGGCAACTGCTGCCGCGGGTGGCGAAAGCCAACCGCGGGCTGGTCTACGACCGCATGGCGCAACTGTTGCCGCCGCCGCCGGGTGTGACCCGCGAGGGTGTCCTGGCGCTGGATCAGAGCATGCTGGATGTCTGGGGTTCGCAGTTTGCCCGCTCTGAGTTCATTCCCTGCCTGGCCTCCTGCACCGTGTCTTCCGTCGACGCCCGACCGCCGGTCGGGCCGGCCGCGCGCACCTGA
- a CDS encoding sigma-70 family RNA polymerase sigma factor, whose product MTAARGTTDVAALVVRAQRGDEAAMARLHRDFSPMVHGLLLARVPRGEVDDLAQDVFVAVVERLPSLREPESFGGWLATIARNRANDYHRQRREDVELIEETAPDPRSQEDAEAAHVLLLVRSLPEAYRETLVLRLVEGMTGPEIAERTGLTPGSVRVNLHRGMQMLREKLGWTK is encoded by the coding sequence GCGCTGGTGGTGCGGGCCCAACGCGGCGACGAGGCTGCGATGGCCCGATTGCATCGCGACTTTTCCCCGATGGTGCATGGGCTGCTTCTGGCGCGCGTGCCGCGCGGCGAGGTTGACGATCTGGCGCAGGATGTCTTTGTGGCGGTGGTGGAGCGCCTGCCGTCGTTGCGCGAGCCGGAATCGTTCGGCGGCTGGCTGGCGACGATCGCCCGCAACCGCGCCAACGACTATCACCGTCAAAGACGCGAGGATGTCGAGTTGATCGAAGAAACCGCGCCGGACCCGCGCTCGCAGGAGGATGCCGAGGCGGCGCATGTGCTGCTGTTGGTGCGATCGCTGCCGGAGGCCTACCGTGAGACGCTGGTCCTGCGTCTGGTGGAAGGCATGACCGGTCCGGAGATTGCCGAACGCACCGGCCTGACACCCGGCTCGGTCCGGGTCAATCTGCACCGTGGCATGCAAATGCTGCGCGAAAAACTGGGATGGACGAAATGA